Below is a window of Picosynechococcus sp. PCC 7002 DNA.
GGAGGATTGCCGTGGCGATCGCCTTTTTTGCTGCGATATGTTTCGGGGATCGCTCCAGAAAAAACGAATGCCGCCCTGAGATCCGATGTTGTCATCGCCAGTTCATGACATCCAGAAGTTGCGAAACGTAAAGGCTGCCCGAAAATCTCGACAAAGGGGGCGATCGCTTAAAATTCTGTAAAGCTTCTTCGAGAAATCATGTCTGGCCCCTGAACCAAGGGGTTACACTAGAGGGCAATCTTGCTGGACTGCTTACTGAGCTTTGGTGGTGCTAGTCCTCGGTTTTAAAAATTTTTTTATATTAATATTTCCGCCGTTAAAAAACTATTTTGTCTCCCCCGACGCTAATATGCCAGCCCCCTTGCCCATTGCCATTGAGCCCTTTACTTGGTCTAATCTCGACTTGCAGCAGACCTTTCAGCTGATTGATCGCTATTTGCCCCTGAATCTTTGCCGTAATCACGAAATTCTACCCCTCACCCTCCAAGATCGCTGTCTCACCCTGGGCATTGTCGATCCCCAACGCTCAAGCGTCGCGGCCATCGTCAATAAACTGCTCAGTCGCGGCGGACTGCAACTCAAAGCCCAAAAGCTTGATCTCAAAACCTACCAGCTAATTCTGTCTTCTTACCTGAATTACCATCAAAGCAAGCAAAAATCTCCGCCCCAACCCAAAACGTCCCCAGTCCCTGGCCGAAAAAACGCCCCCCTGCCAATCTCAGAACGGGCGACCTTAGTTATGGAGGATGGGCCACCACCCATGCCGTCATCTGTTTCTAATGATGCGGATCAAGACACTGCCGTGTTTTCTGGGGAGACAACGACTCTACAGATGCCGGTGAATAATGAACTGTCCGAATTTTTTAGACATGTGCCGGCGGTGGTGATTCCCAAGGGGCCAGTACAACTGCAAGCGTCACCGTCTGCTACGGCGAATGATGCAGGGGAATTGCAAATTTCACCGCAATATCTCAACACTCCCCTCGAAGAACTCAACCACTTATCCGCGTCGCAACTATACCAAGAACTGTTGGGCCGCATTTTAACGGAGGGTATTGGCCGCCTCTATTTTGAAAACCACGCCCGGGCAGGCCGCATTTTTCTCAGTGAAAGTGGTTTGATGAAAGGGTCATTGTCCGGTATTCCCCAGGAAACATTCCACGGCATCCTCGATGAATTTAAGCGTCTGGCCCACCTGCCCCCAGGGCCCATCGACCGACCGAAAAAAGTGGAAATGGAGCAGTACTATCAAGGCGAGCGAATTTTGCTGCGGCTGCGGGTCATGCCGGGACAGTACGGTGAAGAGGGTACCTTGCAAGTCTTACGGGGTCAAGCACTGGCGTTTTATCAACAGCAGCAGATGGATGAACTTGGACAAGAGGCCATTGAAGCGGCCCAACGCCTAGAACGGAAATTGCGCCATATTTATCTGCGGAGCCAAATTAATCCGGCTCCCCTTAATGCTTTGGATGAATTGTATGGTTTTTGCGATCGCCTCCGAGAACAGCTTGATAATCTGAACAAGCCCCAATAACAATCTTTGATTACGAATCACGGATTTGTTGACGATACCAGTGACGGAGAATCTCTGGATCAATGCCGAGATGATAACCGAGAAGCATTTTTTGGTTAATCCAAGTGGTGCGCCACAGACCCAGTCGCTGCCATCTGCGAGCCGAAGTTTGTACAGGTTGGCTTGTCAGACGAATCTTGCCCCGTTTTCTCAGCCGTTGCATTAGCTCATAGTCTTCCATAATGGGAATTTCGGCATAACCCCCCAGGGCTTCAAAATCCTGACGCCGCAAAAAAATGGCCTGGTCACCGTAGGGCAAAGCCAAAAGTTGCGATCGCCATTGCACCAACTTTTCTAAGGCACGAAATCGCCACCGGGAATCGGCAATTCCTAAAGGAAAGGCTCCAGCCACCACTTGGGAATCCGCCAAGGTCTCTGTCACAAGGGCAGCAAAGTCCTGGGGTAATTGGGTATCGCCATGGAGAAACAGAAAAATGTCTCCTTGGGCGATCGCTGCCCCTCGATTCATTTGTTTGCCGCGCCCCCCACTGGTTTGACAAAGGGTCACCGGAAACTGACGTACTAGATCACAAGTCGGATCCTGACTGCCCCCATCCACAACAATAATTTCTAAAGGATTGGGAACTTGGAGCAAAGATTGTAAACAAGAGACAATACCAGCTGCCTCATTTAAAACAGGCATAATCACTGAAATCATGATTTCTAAAAACTTGAGGCCCCAATATTAGGACGCACCCGTAACCGCACAAGCACCGCCGTAATGTTGTCATGACCATTGCGTTCATTAGCCAGGGCAATTAAGCGATGCACCCCTTCATCTAAATTGGCCCGGGCACTCAGGAGGGGGAGGAGCATTTCTTCCCAGGTCGTTTCAATTAAGTCATTGTCCGATAAGCCATCGGAACAGAGCAAAAACAGACTATCTTCGTTCACCTGGAAAAAATTAATATCCGGCTCCACAAAGCTATTTTCCCGGGGGCCAATGGCCTGGGTCAGTTGGTAGGCATCGGGCCTCCCATAGGCAATCTCTGGGGTGACGCCCCGATGTAATTCTCGCTGACCCACCTCATGGTCAACGGTGAGTTGTTCGAGATTTCCTTTGCGGCTCACACGATAGATGCGACTGTCTCCCACATGGGCGATCGCCACCTGATTGTCTTGAACCAACATCAAAACTAAGGTGGTGCCCATGCGCCCGCTCCCAGAACGGGAATTTTTCAGGTTGATATTGTAAACCGCCTCATTGGTCTCCCAAATGGCCTGGCGCATCACGGCCTCATCCGGTAACTCGTCCTGCCAATGCTCTTGGAAAAAAGCTTGAATCGTTTCCACAGAAAGGGCACTGGCCACTTCCCCCGCCGCATGGCCGCCCATACCATCACAGACCACATAAAAGCCGCGCCCTTGAATTTGTCTACCCAGGAGATTTTCCTGCTTTTCGATGCGGGTACGCATACCAAAATAATCCTCGTTGTGATCCCGCTCTTGACCAATATCCGTGCAGCCCGCATCGTCTAAACTCACCAAATTCATCGGTAAGACCACCGTTGAGGCTTCCTCTTCTTCTGGGAAATCCAAGGGTTCAAAGTCCCCCGAGGCGATGCTCCCTCCAGAATGTTCAATCTGGGGTGAGTCTTCTGTTTCTGATCCAGAATTGGCCGTTGCTGTCTCTCCGTCCGGGGTTTCTGCGAGATCTTCTGGGCCTAAATCAGCCGACAACAACACATCATCCAGGGTGGTTAAATCCTCTGGCTGTAATTCGATGGCTTCTAACTCTCCCTCCACTTCCCCATAAAAATCATCGGTATTTTCTGGGGCGAGGGCACGGAGGGCTTTTTTTAGGCGGGAGACGGTATCTAAACCACCAATTTGGGCCGTTTCAGTCAGCTCATAGAGGGGTTGCCACTCTGGTTGTGCAGATAGGTGAAACAAATCTTGCCATAGTTGAGGCAGTCGCTGCAGTGCCGGGAGATGGTCTGGATCATCCTGGAGGAGTTGTCGCACCACGAGGCTTTGGTCTTCGTCGAGGTATAAATTTATTGGTTCAAGGATAGTTTGGCAACATTGGAGGGGCACCAATTCTCGCCATAGCTGCACCATCTGAAAACACCATTGCAGCAGTTGTTCGTAGAGGGGGGTTTGTGCTTGGCAGTAGGTTTTTAAGGGCGTGAGGGGCTGTGGGCGTTGCTCAAACAGCAGCACTTGATATTCTGGTTGACGCCAAGCTTCCTGGAGTTTTGGCACCGCAGAAAAATTATCTTGCAGGCTGAGATACTGACGGGCGATCGCCGGAATTTCTTTATCTTGCCAGAGGTCGGGATCAGCGAGCTGGGTGGGATCGGTTATTTCTAGCTCTTGGAGGGCAGTTTCTAAAATTGTTGGGGTTTCTGGGGCTGTATCGATCACCGTGAGCCAAGGAAATGTTTCGGCCCGTACCGTTGGGCGATCGCCCAGGCGATAACGACCCGCTTCATCAAGGGTTTCTCGTGCTTGGCAAGATGCCGCTTCAGCGTCCAGGATCAAGGCTGTGAGAGGCCGACTGACCCACCCTTGGCAAGATTCACATTGCTCTTGCTGTAACCGTACGGGCGTTTCACAGTGGGGACAGGGCCTCGTCAGAGAGCTTCCACAATACTGACAGAAACGATTTTCTGGTGGGTTTTCTTGGGTACATTGGGGACAAACAACCATGGTCACAGGGGCCTTCTGGATGGGGGTGACCCGCGAAGCTTAACCTAAGCTTGTGGGGGAGAAACCTGAATTTAAAAACAGTTTGGGTGTTTTAGGAACTTTTGAGCGGCGACGGGCCATGATGGGCTTCAACGTTATAGAAACAACATTGGGGAGTAGCTTTTGCCCGCAAGCACAACTGACTCCCCAGCGATAAATAGCTACATTTTCATGTTGGCCGCCTCAATCGCGCCTAGGTAGATTTTTTCGGGGCGAGGATCATCATCATGTTACGCCCTTCTCGTTTGGGTCGCTGTTGAATTTCACCGACTTCTTCGAGGTCTTTGGCCATGCGATCTAGCAGTTTTTGGGCAAGGTTGGAGTGCTGGATCTCCCGGCCCCGGAAGGTGATCGTTGCTTTGACTTTGTCGCCTGATTTGAGGAAGCGCTGGGCACTGTTTACCCGGACTTGGTAGTCATGTTCCTCAATTTTGTAACGCATTTTGACCTCTTTGAGATCCGCATTGTGCTGTTTCTTTTTGGCTTCTCGGGCGCGTTTTTCCTGCTCGAATTTGTACTTCCCGTAGTCCATAATCCGGCATACTGGCGGCTTGGCGGTTTCGCTGACGAGGACAAGATCGAGGTCTTCTTCTTCGGCGATCGCCAGGGCCTCGGCGGGGGTCATGATGCCAAGTTGTTCCCCGTCTCCACTGATGACTCTGATATTTGGAAAACGAATTCTTTCGTTAATTTTCGGGAGGTCACGTTTTACGCGTCTTTTATCTTTCACAGGCTATGCGTTGAATGTTGTTACGATTTGGTAGGTAGGTTTATTACAGTCAATAAAAAATTGAGAACTATGCCCATTTTACTCATTGGCGGACTTTTCGTTACGTCCTGGGGCAGATTTTAGGGACAATTTGTGATGATTTTTCAAGCGAGGATGCTCAATTTAAGTTATGGTGATCGCCCAACACCCTAGGGGAATAAATGCTGCAATGGCGCTTCAACCTTGGTCACAACGGATCGGGTCACAACGGTGCTGGATTTGGCGGGGCTGGCAGATTCGTTACAGTTTTTGGCGCACGGTTCCAGAAAACAGAGGGCGATCGCCCCTTGTCCTCCTCCATGGATTTGGGGCGGCCCTGGAGCATTGGCGTCATTTAATGCCCTTGCTGGCCCAGGATCGCGATGTGTATGCCCTGGATTTATTAGGGTTTGGGGGTTCGCGGAAAGGCCGTGCAGAGTTTGGCGTCCCCCTCTGGACAGCCCAATTGAGCGACTTTTTAAACCTTGTGGTGCGGCGTCCGGTAATTTTGTTGGGCAATTCCCTTGGTTCTTTGGTCTGTGCCAACCTGGGCCAAGATCCGAAAAATCGGGTCGAGGCGATCGCCCTGATGAGTGTGCCGGATGTTGCCCAACGCCAAGCGATGCTCCCCAAACCTCTGCGCCCGATTGTCAATGGTTTGGAGCGCAGTGCCATGCAACCCTGGCTCCTGAAACTCATCTTTCGGGTGGCGCGTCGTCCCTTTGTCCTGAAAAATTGGCTGAAATTAGCCTATCCTTCCTGGCCAGACATTGATGCCGAACTGTTAGCAATTGTGCAGGCCCCGACCCTGGATCAAGATGCTGCTCAAGCATTTGTTGCCCTGAGTCGCCGCGTCGGTCAGCCAGGCTTTGCGCCGCCCATGGCCACGGTTTTTGCGAAAATGCCTTGCCCAATGTTGCTGCTCTGGGGCGAACAGGATCGCTTTGTCCCCGTGGCGATCGCCCCCCAACTTGCCGCCGTTAATCCCCGGATCACCCTCAAGATTTTGCCCGGCCTTGGCCACTGCCCCCACGACGAAGCCCCGGCCCTCATCTATGAATTATTTTCCCAATGGCTAGAAGGTGCCAGCGAGCTATAGTAATATATCCCCTTGGTTTTAGTACGTAGCGCCGCCCCAATTCCCCAGACCATGATGAAACACACCCTCTCAGTTCTTGTTGAAGACGAAGCCGGAGTCCTCACCCGCATTGCCGGACTCTTTGCCCGTCGTGGTTTTAACATCGAAAGCCTCGCCGTTGGCCCCGCCGAAAAAGAGGGTATTTCCCGGATTACCATGGTTGTTCCCTGCGACGAAAAAGAAATTGAACAGGTTTCTGCCCAACTCGACAAGCTCATCCACGTGCGGGAAGTGGACGATGTCACCGCCAAACCCTGTGTGGAACGGGAACTGATGTTGGTCAAGGTCAATGCCGATGCGAGCCAACGCTCTGAAGTGATGCAATTGGTCCAGGTTTTCCGGGCGCGGATCGTCGATATTTCTGACAGAACCGTGACGGTGCAGGTGGTGGGTGACCCCGGCAAAATGGTCGCTATCCTTCAAATGCTCGAAAAATTCGGCATCATTGAAGTGGCGCGGACTGGAAAATTAGCCCTCGTCCGGGAATCTGGCGTAAACACAGAATATCTAAAATCTGCGGGTAGAAAAGCCTAATTTCCCCTATGAATTTTGGGGACAGACAGTGCATTGCATTATTGATGAAACTGTCCTAAATCTTCTGAATTCCACAAAATTTTTCTTGATTTTCCTGGGACTGACTTGATGTTTCTTAACATCTAAGCCCGCCTTTGTGTGGCTAAGATCATGGGGTGACACATTTTGATCAGGGATAGTCTAGCTATGAATCAGTACCCCAACCCAAATCCTCAGCCTGAGGATGATGGCTCTGTGAATGAAGTCGCGAAACTGCGCCAAGAACAGCAAAAAGTGGATGCGATTCGGAAGAGGGTTTTGTTTAGGCGCATCGAAAATAGCATTTACATTCTCGTGGGTTTACTGGAAGTGCTGTTAGTCTTGCGGTTTTTCCTGCGGCTATCCGGCGCCAACCCAGAAAATACCTTTGCAAAATTTATCTATGCTCTTTCGGGGCCTTTTGTCTCGCCTTTTTCAACGCTGTTTATCAGCCCGGTAGAACGCACCGATGCAACCCTGGGCACGAATATTTTTGATGTCAATCTTCTCATTGCAATTGTGATCTATGCGCTGTTAGGCTTCCTCGCCAGTTGGATTGTTCGTTACATCTATCGGCAAGTGGCCCCGACGGATTTCTAGGGAGCGGTGAGCCTAAAAAAATTTTCATTGGGAGCCGGGCGAGAACCTTGTAAAATAGGGCGAATGTGCCTGCTGTCTTGCCCTTGGTTTAAAACAGTAGCGACAAAAATTTGTATTGAATTTATTCCTAGGCGATCGCCCCTGTATGACTTCTCCCGTTCGTTTTGCCCTGACAACTCCCCTCTATTACGTCAATGACGTGCCCCACATTGGCAGTGCCTACACAACGATGGTGGCCGATGCGATCGCCCGTTTCCATCGCCTCAAAGGGGATGACGTGCTCTTTATCACAGGCACCGACGAACATGGCCAAAAAATCCAGCGCACTGCCCAAGAAAAAGGCGTTGATCCCCAGGTACACTGCGACGAAATCATCGGCAGCTTCAAGGATCTTTGGCAACACTACAACATTCAATACGACCGCTTTAGCCGCACCACCGCCCCTAACCACGCAAAAATTGTTGCTGAATTTTTCCAGCGGGTCTGGGACAACGGCGACATTTACCTCGCCCAACAGCAAGGTTGGTATTGCGTTGCCTGCGAAGAATTTAAAGAAGAAAAAGACCTGATCAAAGACCATCACTGCGCGATCCACACCAACAAACAGGCCGAGTGGCGGGACGAAGAAAACTACTTTTTCCGTCTGTCTAAATATCAGGCCCAACTCGAAGCCCTCTACAGCGACAATCCCGATTTCATCCAGCCCGCCAGCCGTCGCAACGAAGTGATCAACTTTGTAAAGCAGGGACTGCAGGATTTTTCAATTTCCCGCGTTAATCTCGACTGGGGCTTTCCGGTGCCCACCGACGAGAACCACACGATCTATGTTTGGTTTGATGCGCTGTTGGGTTATGTCACGGCTCTGTTAGAAGACGGGGAAGCAGCCACCCTCGAAAATGCCCTGAAAAAATGGTGGCCGATCAACCTCCATTTAATTGGTAAAGATATTCTGCGCTTCCATGCAGTTTACTGGCCAGCGATGCTCATGTCAGCAAACCTGCCCCTGCCCGATAAAGTATTTGGCCACGGCTTTCTCACCAAAAATGGTCTCAAGATGGGTAAAAGCCTCGGCAATACCATCGACCCGATTGCCCTAGTGAATCAATATGGTGCCGATGCCCTGCGCTACTACTTCCTCAAGGAAGTGGAATTAGGCAAAGACGGTGATTTTAACGAAACTCGCTTCGTGAATGTGGTCAATGCTGACCTGGCCAATGACCTGGGGAATTTGCTGAACCGCACCCTAGGTATGCTGAAAAAATACTGCAAAAGCGAAATTCCGAACTTAGATCTCGGCACTATTCCCGTCGACCACCCCCTCAAGGCCCTTGGGGAAACCCTTGGCGATCGCACCTGTGCCGCCTACGACAACCTCAACTTTACCGCCGCCTGTCAGCAGGTATTAGCACTCATCCAAGCCAGCAACAAATACATCGATGACCGCGCCCCCTGGGCCTTATTTAAAGCGGGAGAACAAGCCCAAGTCGAGGAAATTCTCTTGACGATCCTAGAATCCGTACGTCTGGCGGCCTATTTACTCTCCCCGGTGATCCCCAATCTCAGCAATCAAATTTATCGTCAATTAGGTTTCCCTGGGGACTTCAATCGCCCTGAAGACCTTGTCAATCTGGCTCCCTTTGCCAGCCATAGCCGCTGGGGTCTGCCTTGGTCTGAACGAACCCTAACGAAAGCCCAGCCTATCTTTGCCCGCCTTGAAGTCCCTGAAGCCTCCGCCTAAGCGCAGCCCCAAAACCGAGGGAATGATAAAAGTTTTGACGAAGTTCCAGCTTTCTCAGTAAGCTTAGTTATTGGGTTTCCCTTTTTTACAATGGGGCATCTATTTTTTTATAAAAACTGTTTCATAAATATTTTCGTTTTAATAAAATCTCAAGAGGCATAATCACAATGCTGGATCACTTTGGTAGCGATCCGGTTTTCTCGCCTGAACAGGTACTTGAAAATCGAGGTCGTGTTGCGATCTTTATCGATGGTTCTAATCTATTCTATGCAGCGCTGCAATTAGGCATCGAAATCGACTACAGCAAACTTCTTTATCGTTTAACGGGCGGGTCACGGCTACTGCGGTCTTTTTTCTACACAGGGGTTGACCGGGCTAACGAAAAACAGCAAGGCTTTTTGTTGTGGATGCGCCGCAATGGTTATCGGGTCATCGCCAAGGATTTAGTGCAACTGCCGGATGGTTCGAAAAAAGCCAATTTGGACGTGGAAATTGCAGTGGATATGATGGCCCTCGTGGGCTCCTATGATACGGCGGTGCTCGTCAGTGGTGATGGGGATCTGGCCTATGCGGTGGATGCGGTCAGCTATCGGGGGGCACGGGTTGAGGTGGTTAGCCTGCGATCGATGACTAGCGATAGTTTGATTAATGTGGCAGACCGTTACATTGACCTAGAGCAAATCCAGACGGATATCCAAAAGCTCCATCGGGGCCAGTTTTCGGAACCAAGGCTAATGGAAGATCGTGGTGGTGGCACAATTGAGTTACCCAGTCATGAGTAAGTAAAGGTGATGGTGCGTTTGTGTCGATGGAAATGGGGGCGATCGCCAAAAATATTCGCCTTAGCACTACTCCTGATGGGGAATCTTGGGGGAATAACGGCCTGTCGCAATAGCCCGCCAGCGACGGAAACAGAACCCCAAAGCCAAAATTCCGAAAATCGCCTCATCGTCGAAGATGCCCTCCTCGAACAATCCGATGCCGAGGGAAATATTCTCTGGAAAATCCAGGCCGAAGAAGCCATCTATAGCCAAGACCGCAAAGCCGCCACCCTCACCAAGCTCGTGGGGAATCTCTACCAAGATGGGGAAGTGATCCTCAGTCTCCAGGCGAACAAGGGCCAGGTGATTAACGATGGCGATCGCATTATCCTCGAATCAGGGGTTTTGGTTACGGATAATCGTCAGGGGGCCGTCTTTGAAACCGAGAAAGCCGAGTGGGAACCCGCCAATTTCATCCTCCAGATCACCACGGGTCTCCAAGCCAAATATCCCAACGGCACACTCAGCGCCAAACAGGGTAAATATTTCATCGATCGCCAGGATTTAGAACTCGCCGATACCGTCGAGGTGGTCATTGTGGAGCCCCCCCTCCAACTCCAAGGCAGCAAGCTCAATTGGCTCGTGGCTGAAGATAAAATTACCGCCGCCGAGGGCCTCACTGTCCAGCGTTACACCGCAGAAACAATCACCGATCGCCTCCGGGCAGATCAAGGTGAAGCCCAACTCAAAGCCCAGAAAATTATTGTCAGTGGCAATGTTTTGTTAAATAGCCTTGACCCAGAGATTCAGTTTGCCAGCGGAGCCGCCACCTGGGATATCCAAGCGGGTATCATTACAGGTCAAGATTCTGTACAACTCACCCAAACCGCCGAACGAGTCCAATTTCGAGGCAACCAAGGACGCTACAATCTCAAGACTCAACAGGCGCAATTAAGCGGTGCGGTCAGGGGAACGGGCGAAGATCCCCCCACCTCCCTCAAGGCCAACCAAGTGGATTGGAATCTCACCGCCGAGGAAGTGGTGGCCGTGGGCAATGTGGTTTATGAACAGACTAACCCACGGGTCAAACTCAATGGCGATCGCGCCGTGGGCAAATTCAAACAAAATCAATTGGTGGTGACAGGGTCGGCCCAAAAACAAGTCACCACAGAAGTCATCCCCTAAGTGATCAACAAGTTCAGCACATCCTTAGGGAGCGACACAGCCCAGCAGCGAGGGGATACCAGTACAATGGTAAATCGCTAGGCACATCAGGCAGTGCATTTATCTAGTTGTAGGCAATTCACCAAAAAAGATATTGAGATCAGATAAGGCCATGGGTAAAGTTGCAGTTGGGTTATCAGGGGGCGTAGACAGTTCCGTCACCGCAGGGATTCTCCATCGCCAGGGCTATACTGTCGAAGGGGTCACCCTCTGGCTGATGAAAGGTAAAGGTCAATGTTGCTCGGAGGGGATGGTGGATGCGGCAGATATTTGTGAGCAATTGGGCATTCCCCACCACATCGTGGATAGCCGTGATTTGTTTCAGAAATACATTGTTGATTATGTTGTGTCTGGGTATGAAGTGGGGGTGACACCTTTACCCTGTTCCCAATGCAATCGGATGGTGAAATTTGGGCCAATGTTGCAATGGGCCAAGGCAGAGCTGGGCATTGATCAGATTGCGACGGGCCACTATGCCAGAATTCGTTACAACGACCAAACCGGACGCTATGAACTGTTGCGGGCGGTGGATCGCCATAAAGATCAATCCTATTTTCTCTATGATCTCACCCAGGAAATGCTGGCGGGGACGCTGTTTCCTTTGGGGGAAATGACCAAGGGCGAAACCCGGCAAATTGCGGCGGAAATGCAGCTTTCGACGGCAAAAAAACCAGAAAGCCAAGACCTCTGCCTCATTGAAGCCCACGGCTCGATGAAAACTTTTTTGGATAAATATATCGAACAGCGGGAAGGGGAGATCGTCGATCTTGATGGGAAAGTACTGGGACACCATACGGGTATCCATCATTACACCATTGGCCAACGAAAGGGCTTGGGCATTGCCGCCCCGGAACCCCTCTATGTGGTGAAGCTAGATAATGTGATGAATCGGGTAGTGGTGAGTACCCGCGATCGCGCTGGTCAGTCTGAATGTACGGTACAGCGCATGAATTGGTTGGCGCTCCCAGGCATTACAAGCCCCATCCGCGCAGAGGTGCAGGTGCGTTATCGCAGTGGTGCGGTGCCTGTGACGGTGATTCCGCTAGAAGGCGATCGCCTCAAACTGGTTTTTGAAGAACCCCAATTCGGGATTACCCCTGGTCAGGCGGCCGTACTTTATGACGGTGATCGGGTGCTGGGGGGCGGCATTATCGAACATCCCGAAGCGGCTTAGTTCTATTGGCCGGACATTTAGGGGCGAGGGGAAACCAGCCGTTGCCGTTGGGCCTGTTCAATGGCTTCAAACAATGCTTGAAAATTCCCTTCGCCAAACCCCTGGGCCTGTTGTTTGCGTTCAATAAATTCCCAGAAAAATGTCGGCTCTTTAAAAATGGGCTGGGTGAAAATTTGTAGGAGCATTTCCTTAGGCGATCGCACCACATCCACGAGGATTTTTTCCTGTTGAATTTGGGGCCAATGGGGTAATGTTTCTAGGTGGGGATAGCGATCATAGAGATTCTTGTAATAGGTGGCCGGAACGTCGAGAAATGCCATATTTGTCCGGCGAAAGTGCCCGATTTGCTCCGGTAAGTTTTTGTATTTTAGGGCGATATGTTGAATCCCAGCACCACGATTAAACTCGATAAATTCTTGGATTTGGGAACGCTGTG
It encodes the following:
- a CDS encoding TIGR04283 family arsenosugar biosynthesis glycosyltransferase — its product is MISVIMPVLNEAAGIVSCLQSLLQVPNPLEIIVVDGGSQDPTCDLVRQFPVTLCQTSGGRGKQMNRGAAIAQGDIFLFLHGDTQLPQDFAALVTETLADSQVVAGAFPLGIADSRWRFRALEKLVQWRSQLLALPYGDQAIFLRRQDFEALGGYAEIPIMEDYELMQRLRKRGKIRLTSQPVQTSARRWQRLGLWRTTWINQKMLLGYHLGIDPEILRHWYRQQIRDS
- a CDS encoding serine/threonine phosphatase → MVVCPQCTQENPPENRFCQYCGSSLTRPCPHCETPVRLQQEQCESCQGWVSRPLTALILDAEAASCQARETLDEAGRYRLGDRPTVRAETFPWLTVIDTAPETPTILETALQELEITDPTQLADPDLWQDKEIPAIARQYLSLQDNFSAVPKLQEAWRQPEYQVLLFEQRPQPLTPLKTYCQAQTPLYEQLLQWCFQMVQLWRELVPLQCCQTILEPINLYLDEDQSLVVRQLLQDDPDHLPALQRLPQLWQDLFHLSAQPEWQPLYELTETAQIGGLDTVSRLKKALRALAPENTDDFYGEVEGELEAIELQPEDLTTLDDVLLSADLGPEDLAETPDGETATANSGSETEDSPQIEHSGGSIASGDFEPLDFPEEEEASTVVLPMNLVSLDDAGCTDIGQERDHNEDYFGMRTRIEKQENLLGRQIQGRGFYVVCDGMGGHAAGEVASALSVETIQAFFQEHWQDELPDEAVMRQAIWETNEAVYNINLKNSRSGSGRMGTTLVLMLVQDNQVAIAHVGDSRIYRVSRKGNLEQLTVDHEVGQRELHRGVTPEIAYGRPDAYQLTQAIGPRENSFVEPDINFFQVNEDSLFLLCSDGLSDNDLIETTWEEMLLPLLSARANLDEGVHRLIALANERNGHDNITAVLVRLRVRPNIGASSF
- the infC gene encoding translation initiation factor IF-3 — encoded protein: MKDKRRVKRDLPKINERIRFPNIRVISGDGEQLGIMTPAEALAIAEEEDLDLVLVSETAKPPVCRIMDYGKYKFEQEKRAREAKKKQHNADLKEVKMRYKIEEHDYQVRVNSAQRFLKSGDKVKATITFRGREIQHSNLAQKLLDRMAKDLEEVGEIQQRPKREGRNMMMILAPKKST
- a CDS encoding alpha/beta fold hydrolase, which gives rise to MALQPWSQRIGSQRCWIWRGWQIRYSFWRTVPENRGRSPLVLLHGFGAALEHWRHLMPLLAQDRDVYALDLLGFGGSRKGRAEFGVPLWTAQLSDFLNLVVRRPVILLGNSLGSLVCANLGQDPKNRVEAIALMSVPDVAQRQAMLPKPLRPIVNGLERSAMQPWLLKLIFRVARRPFVLKNWLKLAYPSWPDIDAELLAIVQAPTLDQDAAQAFVALSRRVGQPGFAPPMATVFAKMPCPMLLLWGEQDRFVPVAIAPQLAAVNPRITLKILPGLGHCPHDEAPALIYELFSQWLEGASEL
- the ilvN gene encoding acetolactate synthase small subunit, yielding MKHTLSVLVEDEAGVLTRIAGLFARRGFNIESLAVGPAEKEGISRITMVVPCDEKEIEQVSAQLDKLIHVREVDDVTAKPCVERELMLVKVNADASQRSEVMQLVQVFRARIVDISDRTVTVQVVGDPGKMVAILQMLEKFGIIEVARTGKLALVRESGVNTEYLKSAGRKA
- a CDS encoding YggT family protein is translated as MNQYPNPNPQPEDDGSVNEVAKLRQEQQKVDAIRKRVLFRRIENSIYILVGLLEVLLVLRFFLRLSGANPENTFAKFIYALSGPFVSPFSTLFISPVERTDATLGTNIFDVNLLIAIVIYALLGFLASWIVRYIYRQVAPTDF
- the metG gene encoding methionine--tRNA ligase; translation: MTSPVRFALTTPLYYVNDVPHIGSAYTTMVADAIARFHRLKGDDVLFITGTDEHGQKIQRTAQEKGVDPQVHCDEIIGSFKDLWQHYNIQYDRFSRTTAPNHAKIVAEFFQRVWDNGDIYLAQQQGWYCVACEEFKEEKDLIKDHHCAIHTNKQAEWRDEENYFFRLSKYQAQLEALYSDNPDFIQPASRRNEVINFVKQGLQDFSISRVNLDWGFPVPTDENHTIYVWFDALLGYVTALLEDGEAATLENALKKWWPINLHLIGKDILRFHAVYWPAMLMSANLPLPDKVFGHGFLTKNGLKMGKSLGNTIDPIALVNQYGADALRYYFLKEVELGKDGDFNETRFVNVVNADLANDLGNLLNRTLGMLKKYCKSEIPNLDLGTIPVDHPLKALGETLGDRTCAAYDNLNFTAACQQVLALIQASNKYIDDRAPWALFKAGEQAQVEEILLTILESVRLAAYLLSPVIPNLSNQIYRQLGFPGDFNRPEDLVNLAPFASHSRWGLPWSERTLTKAQPIFARLEVPEASA
- a CDS encoding LabA-like NYN domain-containing protein, whose amino-acid sequence is MLDHFGSDPVFSPEQVLENRGRVAIFIDGSNLFYAALQLGIEIDYSKLLYRLTGGSRLLRSFFYTGVDRANEKQQGFLLWMRRNGYRVIAKDLVQLPDGSKKANLDVEIAVDMMALVGSYDTAVLVSGDGDLAYAVDAVSYRGARVEVVSLRSMTSDSLINVADRYIDLEQIQTDIQKLHRGQFSEPRLMEDRGGGTIELPSHE
- the lptC gene encoding LPS export ABC transporter periplasmic protein LptC — encoded protein: MVRLCRWKWGRSPKIFALALLLMGNLGGITACRNSPPATETEPQSQNSENRLIVEDALLEQSDAEGNILWKIQAEEAIYSQDRKAATLTKLVGNLYQDGEVILSLQANKGQVINDGDRIILESGVLVTDNRQGAVFETEKAEWEPANFILQITTGLQAKYPNGTLSAKQGKYFIDRQDLELADTVEVVIVEPPLQLQGSKLNWLVAEDKITAAEGLTVQRYTAETITDRLRADQGEAQLKAQKIIVSGNVLLNSLDPEIQFASGAATWDIQAGIITGQDSVQLTQTAERVQFRGNQGRYNLKTQQAQLSGAVRGTGEDPPTSLKANQVDWNLTAEEVVAVGNVVYEQTNPRVKLNGDRAVGKFKQNQLVVTGSAQKQVTTEVIP